From the genome of Solidesulfovibrio carbinolicus, one region includes:
- a CDS encoding ABC transporter substrate-binding protein — MRLASLTILLLAALSVTLPAQAADPIRIGAVVSATGPASFLGEPEKNTLQMQADAINAAGGLLGRPVEVIILDDETDVNKGVLAVDRLLKKENVVAVVGPTVSGNSLAVAPKVEAAKTPMVSMAAAEKIVKPVNPFVFKTAQSDRLAVARILAHAKKQGYKKLAILTVSDGYGQAGREVLKELIPAGGFELVGDEVYGPKDTDMTAQLTKLKGTSPDAVICWGTNPGPAVVAKNRVQLGIATPLYMSHGVASKKFIELAGDAAEGLLLPAGKLTVAGQLPDGDPQKAPLAAYAKAYEDRFKTPASAFGGYAYDGLMLVAEAIKAGGDASPAGIRATLEKINGFPGITGVFRFSPEDHNGLDETAFVMVTIAGGDFKLLAD, encoded by the coding sequence ATGCGCCTTGCATCCTTGACGATTCTCCTTCTTGCCGCCCTGTCCGTCACTCTGCCGGCCCAGGCCGCCGACCCCATCCGCATCGGCGCGGTGGTCTCCGCCACCGGCCCGGCCTCGTTTTTGGGCGAACCCGAGAAAAACACCCTGCAGATGCAGGCCGACGCCATTAACGCCGCCGGCGGTCTGCTCGGCCGGCCGGTGGAAGTCATTATCCTCGACGACGAGACCGACGTGAACAAGGGCGTGCTGGCCGTGGACAGGCTGCTCAAAAAGGAAAACGTCGTGGCCGTGGTCGGCCCCACGGTTTCCGGCAACTCCCTGGCCGTGGCCCCCAAGGTCGAGGCCGCCAAGACGCCCATGGTGTCCATGGCCGCTGCCGAAAAGATCGTCAAGCCGGTCAACCCCTTCGTCTTCAAGACCGCCCAGTCCGACCGGCTGGCCGTGGCCCGCATCCTGGCCCACGCCAAGAAGCAGGGTTACAAAAAGCTCGCCATCCTCACCGTGTCCGACGGCTACGGCCAGGCCGGGCGCGAGGTGCTGAAAGAACTGATCCCGGCCGGCGGCTTCGAACTCGTCGGCGACGAGGTCTACGGCCCCAAGGACACGGACATGACCGCCCAGCTGACCAAGCTCAAGGGAACCAGCCCCGACGCCGTCATCTGCTGGGGCACCAACCCCGGCCCGGCCGTGGTGGCCAAAAACCGTGTCCAGCTCGGCATCGCCACCCCGCTCTACATGAGCCACGGCGTGGCCTCCAAGAAATTCATCGAACTGGCCGGCGACGCGGCCGAAGGCCTGCTCTTGCCGGCCGGCAAGCTCACCGTGGCCGGCCAGCTGCCCGACGGCGATCCCCAGAAAGCGCCCCTGGCCGCCTACGCCAAGGCCTACGAGGACCGCTTCAAGACCCCGGCTTCGGCCTTTGGCGGCTACGCCTACGACGGCCTCATGCTCGTGGCCGAAGCCATCAAGGCCGGCGGCGACGCCAGCCCGGCCGGCATCCGGGCCACCCTGGAAAAGATCAACGGCTTCCCCGGCATCACCGGCGTGTTCCGCTTCTCGCCCGAGGACCACAACGGCCTTGACGAAACCGCCTTTGTCATGGTCACCATCGCCGGCGGCGATTTCAAGCTGCTGGCCGACTAG
- the zupT gene encoding zinc transporter ZupT, with product MDITASAVWYAFGLTLFAGLATGLGSALAFVARQTNTKFLSVVLGFSAGVMVYVSFVEIFAEARHSLTEALGEAGGSWAAAAAFFGGIAFIALIDKFVPDYENPHEMHSIEEMDAGEATLPKNEAHDFAKLRRTGIFAALAIAIHNFPEGLATFTAALADPKLGLAIAVAIAIHNIPEGIAVSIPLYYATGNRKKAFLYSFLSGLSEPVGALVGYLLLMPFFTPATFGILMAAVAGIMVFISLDQLLPAAEEYGEHHHSIFGLVAGMAVMALSLLLFL from the coding sequence ATGGACATCACCGCCTCAGCCGTCTGGTACGCCTTCGGCCTGACCCTTTTCGCCGGCCTGGCCACGGGCCTGGGTTCGGCCCTGGCCTTCGTGGCTCGCCAAACCAACACCAAGTTCCTGTCCGTCGTGCTCGGTTTTTCCGCCGGCGTGATGGTCTACGTGTCCTTTGTGGAGATCTTCGCCGAGGCCCGCCATTCCCTGACCGAGGCTCTGGGCGAGGCCGGCGGTTCCTGGGCGGCGGCGGCCGCCTTTTTCGGCGGCATCGCCTTTATCGCCCTCATCGACAAGTTCGTGCCGGACTACGAAAACCCCCACGAAATGCACTCCATCGAAGAGATGGACGCCGGCGAGGCCACACTTCCCAAAAACGAGGCCCACGACTTCGCCAAGCTGCGCCGCACCGGCATCTTCGCCGCCCTGGCCATCGCCATCCACAATTTCCCCGAAGGGCTGGCCACCTTCACCGCCGCCCTGGCCGATCCCAAACTCGGGCTGGCCATCGCCGTGGCCATCGCCATTCACAACATCCCCGAAGGCATAGCCGTCTCCATTCCGCTCTACTACGCCACCGGCAACCGCAAAAAAGCCTTTCTCTATTCCTTCCTGTCCGGCCTGTCCGAACCGGTGGGGGCGCTGGTCGGCTACCTGCTCCTTATGCCCTTTTTCACCCCCGCCACCTTCGGCATCCTCATGGCCGCCGTGGCCGGCATCATGGTGTTCATTTCCCTGGACCAGCTGCTGCCGGCGGCCGAGGAATACGGCGAACACCACCACAGCATCTTCGGCTTGGTCGCCGGCATGGCCGTCATGGCCTTGTCGTTGCTGCTGTTTTTGTGA
- a CDS encoding DedA family protein, translating into METLAALFALLAGLDAALIQAVADHGDLVYALIWLTIYAETAFVVTVFLPGGTLVFAAAALAARGTLDVWPVALGCYAAATLGDMTNFAIGRALRRGTARGAGGGLAGTLRKRLLPQQQLEAARRAFARHGAATVLLSRFVPILRAAFPMAVAMAGMSWKRFGWLNALGKIVWALVFVGGGYGLGAIPWFARHFGAVVVAAALFPLLIAAARHLLMHLLDRRGRPENQSSPKTP; encoded by the coding sequence ATGGAAACCCTTGCCGCTCTATTCGCCCTGCTCGCCGGTCTCGACGCCGCCCTGATCCAGGCCGTGGCCGACCACGGCGACCTTGTCTACGCCCTGATCTGGCTGACCATCTATGCCGAAACGGCCTTTGTGGTGACGGTGTTTTTGCCGGGGGGAACGCTGGTTTTCGCGGCCGCCGCCCTGGCCGCCCGGGGGACGCTTGACGTCTGGCCGGTGGCCCTGGGCTGCTACGCCGCCGCGACGCTGGGCGACATGACCAACTTCGCCATCGGCCGGGCCTTGCGCCGAGGAACCGCCCGGGGAGCCGGCGGGGGACTCGCCGGGACGCTTCGCAAACGCCTGTTGCCGCAGCAGCAGCTGGAAGCGGCCCGCCGGGCCTTTGCCCGGCACGGCGCGGCCACGGTGTTGCTGTCGCGGTTCGTGCCCATCCTGCGGGCGGCTTTTCCCATGGCCGTAGCCATGGCCGGGATGTCCTGGAAACGGTTTGGTTGGCTCAACGCCCTGGGCAAGATCGTCTGGGCGCTGGTCTTTGTGGGCGGCGGCTACGGGCTGGGGGCCATCCCCTGGTTCGCCCGCCATTTCGGCGCGGTGGTGGTGGCGGCGGCGCTTTTTCCCTTACTCATCGCCGCAGCACGCCACTTGCTCATGCATCTGCTGGACCGGCGCGGCCGGCCAGAGAACCAATCCAGCCCCAAAACCCCGTAA
- a CDS encoding sensor domain-containing diguanylate cyclase, whose protein sequence is MFQHITIGDAAIPLARLFAAMPVAMALIDREGRHVALNQALASISGLKAEQLIGRRVAELSPESGENIQNDFRRIDAGLDVPDHEITIEDRVFYVSVKPLFDGDGQAIAIMVALTDITRHKETEGQLAKANARLEAMAAMDYLTRLGNRRVFDEALAAAVRQGRESSKPASLILFDVDHFKRFNDAYGHIAGDGCLRRIAEATREVGCRQGVEAYRYGGEEFAVVLPGRSSRDAAALAQNLCDAVWDLGIPHEASPFCRVTVSLGASGYDRWPDERRDLDARLLRAADKALYLAKASGRNTVAVAAVETGAGAAEGSSVLVTQP, encoded by the coding sequence ATGTTCCAACACATCACCATCGGCGACGCGGCCATCCCCCTGGCCCGGCTGTTCGCGGCCATGCCCGTGGCCATGGCCCTGATCGACCGTGAGGGCCGTCATGTGGCCCTGAACCAAGCCTTGGCTTCCATCAGCGGCCTGAAGGCGGAACAGCTCATCGGCCGTCGGGTGGCCGAGCTGAGCCCGGAAAGCGGGGAAAACATCCAAAACGATTTTCGCCGCATCGACGCCGGCCTCGACGTCCCGGACCACGAGATCACCATCGAAGACCGCGTGTTTTACGTGTCGGTCAAGCCGCTATTTGATGGCGACGGCCAGGCCATCGCCATCATGGTGGCCCTGACCGACATCACCCGCCACAAGGAAACCGAGGGCCAACTGGCCAAGGCCAACGCGCGGCTGGAAGCCATGGCCGCCATGGACTACCTGACGCGCCTGGGCAACCGGCGTGTCTTCGACGAGGCTTTGGCCGCCGCCGTGCGGCAGGGGCGCGAGTCGTCCAAGCCCGCTTCCCTCATCCTGTTCGACGTGGACCACTTCAAGCGTTTCAATGACGCCTACGGCCACATCGCCGGCGACGGATGCCTGCGCCGCATCGCTGAGGCAACCCGGGAGGTCGGCTGCCGCCAGGGCGTGGAGGCCTACCGCTACGGCGGCGAGGAGTTCGCCGTGGTGCTGCCGGGCCGGTCCAGCCGCGACGCCGCCGCCCTGGCCCAGAACCTGTGCGACGCGGTATGGGACTTGGGCATCCCCCACGAGGCCAGCCCGTTTTGCCGGGTCACGGTGAGCCTGGGCGCTTCGGGCTACGACCGCTGGCCGGACGAGCGCCGCGACCTGGACGCCCGGCTCCTGCGCGCCGCCGACAAGGCCCTCTATTTAGCCAAGGCCTCGGGCCGAAACACCGTGGCCGTGGCCGCCGTGGAAACCGGAGCCGGAGCCGCCGAAGGCTCCTCCGTCCTGGTGACGCAGCCCTGA
- the htpG gene encoding molecular chaperone HtpG has translation MSASHGETHEFRAEIRKLLDIITHSIYTNREIFLRELVSNASDALDKLRFEQSRGRAVVDPDEALEIRITADKDAGRLTIADTGCGMTRDELVDHLGTIAKSGTEAFMKSVSENKDAASNLIGRFGVGFYSVFMVADQVVVTSRSAAPEAAPARWISDGSGSFTIEDVDGEVSRGTVIEITLKEEAKEYADPARIKDVLRKHSNFIAFPILLDGEKTNTTPALWRESKFSVTPEQYKEFYQFLTYDSDDPLATIHVSVDAPVQFTALLFIPKHGLGPMPMRDQLHHGLDLYVRRVLISKETKELIPEFLGFVRGVVDTEDLPLNISRETLQENVVLRKIQSVLVKQILDKLKAMAKEDPEKYNAFFAAHGQGFKLGYGDYAHREAFAELVRFDSSALAAKDGDDEEAEKVRLTSLADYVTRARDGQKAIYYLSGPSRAALDLNPHLEVFRAKGLEVLYLYEPIDEFIMDSIGTFKDLKLKSAELADAAELDPFEGQPAENKAPELTPEESGSLDDFLKAIKDLLGERITDVRLSTRLTQSPSCLVSPDEHMTSSMQKIIRLMSKDATPPKKALELNRDHALIRNLLSIYRRDAADPFIGKAVEQLYDSALLLDGYLSDPHQMVARINDLLADASALHAK, from the coding sequence ATGTCCGCCAGCCACGGCGAAACCCATGAATTTCGCGCCGAGATCCGCAAGCTCCTCGATATCATCACCCACTCCATCTACACCAATCGCGAGATTTTTCTGCGCGAACTGGTGTCCAACGCTTCCGACGCCCTGGACAAGCTGCGCTTCGAGCAAAGCCGGGGCAGGGCTGTGGTCGATCCCGACGAGGCGCTCGAAATCCGCATCACCGCCGACAAGGACGCCGGCCGCCTGACCATCGCCGACACCGGCTGCGGCATGACCCGCGACGAACTTGTCGACCACCTCGGCACCATCGCCAAATCCGGCACCGAGGCTTTCATGAAGTCGGTGTCCGAAAACAAGGACGCCGCCTCCAACCTGATCGGCCGGTTCGGCGTGGGCTTTTATTCCGTGTTCATGGTGGCCGACCAGGTGGTGGTCACCTCCCGCTCGGCCGCCCCGGAGGCCGCCCCGGCCCGCTGGATCTCCGACGGCTCGGGCAGCTTCACCATCGAGGACGTGGACGGCGAGGTTTCGCGCGGCACGGTGATTGAGATCACCCTCAAGGAAGAGGCCAAGGAATACGCCGACCCGGCCCGCATCAAGGACGTGCTGCGCAAGCACTCCAATTTCATCGCCTTCCCCATTCTCTTGGACGGCGAGAAGACCAACACCACCCCGGCCCTGTGGCGCGAATCCAAGTTCTCGGTGACCCCGGAGCAGTACAAGGAATTCTACCAGTTCCTCACCTACGATTCCGACGACCCCCTGGCCACCATCCACGTCAGCGTGGACGCGCCGGTGCAGTTCACGGCTTTGCTCTTTATCCCCAAGCACGGCCTGGGCCCCATGCCCATGCGCGATCAGCTCCACCACGGGCTGGACCTGTACGTGCGCCGGGTGCTCATCTCCAAGGAAACCAAAGAGCTCATCCCGGAATTTCTGGGCTTCGTGCGCGGCGTGGTGGACACCGAGGACCTGCCGCTCAACATCTCCCGCGAGACGCTTCAGGAAAACGTGGTCCTGCGCAAGATCCAGTCCGTGCTGGTCAAGCAGATTTTGGACAAGCTCAAGGCCATGGCCAAGGAAGACCCCGAGAAGTACAACGCCTTTTTCGCCGCCCACGGCCAAGGCTTCAAGCTCGGCTACGGCGACTACGCCCACCGCGAGGCCTTTGCCGAGCTGGTGCGCTTCGACTCCTCGGCGCTGGCGGCCAAGGACGGCGACGACGAGGAGGCCGAAAAGGTCCGGCTCACCTCGCTGGCCGATTACGTCACCCGGGCCAGGGACGGCCAGAAGGCCATCTACTATCTGTCCGGCCCGTCCCGGGCGGCGCTCGACCTCAATCCGCACCTGGAAGTCTTCCGGGCCAAGGGCCTGGAAGTGCTCTACCTCTATGAGCCCATCGACGAATTCATCATGGATTCCATCGGCACGTTCAAGGACTTGAAGCTCAAGTCGGCGGAGCTGGCCGACGCGGCCGAACTGGACCCCTTCGAGGGCCAGCCAGCCGAGAACAAGGCCCCGGAACTGACCCCGGAAGAGTCCGGCTCCCTGGACGATTTCCTGAAGGCCATCAAGGACCTGCTCGGCGAGCGCATCACCGACGTGCGCCTGTCCACCCGCCTGACCCAGAGCCCCTCGTGTCTGGTCTCGCCCGACGAACACATGACCTCGAGCATGCAGAAGATCATCCGGCTCATGAGCAAGGACGCCACGCCTCCCAAGAAGGCGCTGGAGCTCAACCGCGACCATGCGCTCATCCGCAATCTGCTTTCCATCTACCGCCGCGACGCCGCCGATCCCTTCATCGGCAAGGCCGTCGAGCAGCTCTACGACTCGGCCCTGCTGCTGGACGGCTACCTGTCCGACCCGCACCAGATGGTGGCCCGCATCAACGATCTGCTGGCCGACGCCAGCGCCCTGCACGCCAAATAG
- a CDS encoding Hsp20/alpha crystallin family protein yields the protein MVIDLSPFYGATTPFDRLFETLWPSMAISQRGTAYPPVNIGEDDENLYVRCEIPGMAIADLDLTLTDSSLVIKGERKAERGKYYRQERPTGVFQRVVNISGGVSRDKVTATMRDGLLEVVLPKSDESKPKKISIVTV from the coding sequence ATGGTCATTGATTTAAGCCCTTTTTATGGCGCAACGACCCCGTTTGACCGGCTTTTCGAGACGCTTTGGCCTTCCATGGCCATTAGTCAGCGCGGCACGGCCTATCCGCCCGTCAACATCGGCGAGGACGACGAGAACCTCTACGTCCGGTGCGAGATTCCGGGCATGGCCATTGCCGACCTCGACCTGACGCTGACCGACTCCAGTCTGGTCATCAAGGGCGAGCGCAAGGCGGAGCGCGGCAAGTATTACCGGCAGGAACGCCCCACCGGCGTGTTCCAGCGGGTGGTCAACATTTCGGGCGGGGTCAGTCGCGACAAGGTCACGGCCACCATGCGCGACGGCCTGCTCGAAGTCGTGCTGCCCAAGTCGGACGAGAGCAAACCCAAAAAGATCAGCATCGTGACGGTCTAA
- a CDS encoding Hsp20/alpha crystallin family protein: MADTVAKAEERRLPRVKPATDIIEKEDGFYIYLDMPGVSKEHLVIDLNEDELKVSGKAEYALAEGQKLGHVEFGGGEYFRSFTVSHIVDKERIKASLRDGVLELHLPRQEKAQPRKIEIQAG, translated from the coding sequence ATGGCCGATACCGTCGCCAAGGCAGAAGAACGCCGGCTGCCCAGGGTCAAGCCGGCCACGGACATCATCGAAAAGGAAGACGGCTTCTACATCTATCTGGACATGCCCGGCGTGTCCAAGGAGCACCTCGTCATCGACCTCAACGAGGACGAGCTCAAGGTTTCGGGCAAGGCCGAATACGCCCTGGCCGAGGGCCAGAAGCTTGGCCATGTGGAGTTCGGCGGCGGCGAATACTTCCGCAGCTTCACCGTGTCGCACATCGTGGACAAGGAACGCATCAAGGCGTCGCTGCGTGACGGCGTGCTGGAACTGCATCTGCCCCGCCAGGAAAAGGCCCAGCCTCGCAAGATCGAGATTCAGGCCGGCTAA
- a CDS encoding MucR family transcriptional regulator yields MEDHVKSALEIVKAQASVRSMSDEEISSMVRRLAAGILEISLGLCPQNDEDAVEMEPKKAVKEKSITCLECGKSFKVITRKHLATHGLTPEEYKVKHGYKKTMPLVCKGLQRERRKKMKDMRLWEKKVKIVA; encoded by the coding sequence ATGGAAGACCATGTGAAGAGCGCCCTGGAGATCGTCAAAGCCCAGGCCTCGGTGCGCAGCATGAGCGATGAGGAGATTTCCTCCATGGTGCGCCGGTTGGCCGCCGGCATCCTCGAAATCAGTCTCGGCCTGTGCCCCCAGAACGACGAGGACGCCGTGGAGATGGAGCCTAAAAAGGCGGTCAAAGAGAAATCCATCACCTGCCTGGAGTGCGGCAAATCCTTCAAGGTGATCACCCGCAAGCATCTGGCCACCCACGGGCTTACCCCCGAGGAGTACAAGGTCAAGCACGGCTACAAGAAGACCATGCCCTTGGTGTGCAAGGGCTTGCAGCGGGAACGCCGCAAAAAGATGAAGGATATGCGCCTGTGGGAGAAGAAGGTGAAAATAGTGGCCTAA
- a CDS encoding HU family DNA-binding protein, protein MAKTDIIAKIQANAGIATKAEAGKVLDAVLGAIQESLVGGEALTLTGFGTFKVSERAARTGRDPRTGNPIDIPASKAVRFTPGKTLKDAVK, encoded by the coding sequence ATGGCTAAAACAGACATCATCGCCAAGATCCAGGCCAATGCCGGCATTGCCACCAAGGCCGAGGCCGGCAAGGTCCTCGACGCCGTTCTGGGCGCCATCCAAGAGTCCCTGGTCGGCGGCGAGGCCCTGACCCTGACGGGTTTTGGCACCTTCAAGGTGTCGGAGCGGGCGGCGCGCACCGGGCGCGACCCCCGTACCGGCAACCCCATCGACATCCCCGCTTCCAAGGCCGTGCGCTTCACCCCGGGCAAGACCCTCAAGGACGCCGTGAAGTAG
- a CDS encoding CBS domain-containing protein codes for MQIADIMRTTVIKVRPEAPVGHVLIWYGGMNNTFRNTYVVDHCDRLLGVVTIHRFLSLIVSPEVSSQARAGHLDGREALLDALRRNMAASSDTPVGELMDTDYPFAHPEDLFVMAGELIVERGIPAVPVIDPNGVLMGEISRRMILQFLVKNL; via the coding sequence ATGCAGATCGCCGACATCATGCGCACCACGGTCATCAAGGTACGGCCCGAAGCGCCGGTCGGGCACGTGCTCATCTGGTACGGCGGCATGAACAACACCTTTCGCAACACGTACGTAGTGGACCACTGCGACCGGTTGCTCGGGGTGGTGACCATCCACAGGTTTCTCTCGCTTATCGTCTCGCCCGAGGTGTCGTCCCAGGCCCGGGCCGGCCATCTCGACGGCCGGGAGGCGCTTTTGGACGCGCTGCGCCGCAACATGGCCGCCAGTTCGGACACGCCGGTGGGCGAACTCATGGACACCGACTATCCTTTTGCCCATCCCGAGGATCTCTTCGTCATGGCCGGGGAACTCATTGTGGAGCGCGGCATTCCGGCCGTGCCGGTCATCGATCCCAACGGGGTGCTGATGGGCGAGATCAGCCGGCGCATGATTTTGCAATTTCTGGTGAAAAATCTTTAG
- a CDS encoding cupin domain-containing protein — MQDTAASILTKGRAVHTLTNVRDAEALPWQDHPAFAGVRLRHLVTAADTEGRLSCHIVRLDPGASLAGHVHDRQWELHEVVCGSGTADLAGRQTDYAPGVTAVIPRGTPHAVTAGDQGLCLLAKFFPALL, encoded by the coding sequence ATGCAAGACACTGCTGCTTCCATCCTGACCAAGGGCCGCGCCGTCCATACCCTGACCAACGTCCGCGACGCCGAAGCCCTGCCCTGGCAGGACCATCCGGCCTTTGCCGGCGTGCGTCTGCGCCATCTGGTCACCGCCGCCGACACCGAAGGCCGGCTCAGTTGCCACATCGTGCGTCTGGACCCTGGGGCCAGCCTGGCCGGCCATGTCCATGACAGGCAATGGGAGCTTCACGAGGTCGTCTGCGGATCGGGCACGGCCGATCTGGCCGGCCGGCAAACCGACTACGCGCCGGGCGTCACGGCCGTCATCCCCCGGGGCACGCCCCACGCCGTCACAGCCGGCGACCAGGGCTTGTGCTTGCTCGCCAAATTTTTCCCGGCCTTGCTGTAA
- a CDS encoding AraC family transcriptional regulator has translation MSQAPRLDVLRRPDLPGLAVVKGWDVAAEIAPHAHGAVIVGLLLEGGRELRCGGGKLRLEAGEGFIVPDGVRHSCAPLSRNGHSYVVVTVAPPLLAEVGRTDAAPEDWVRPWRDAEASARLLALAEALGQDADTALEALCALAHVLRLRPGPPKPRHPAVALVRAAIEADPAVPHDLASLAALAGVGPTYLQRLFVRETGMAVGQYLLARRVAHGVGQAAAGEGLAQAALNAGFCDQSHFTRQCKRRLGVPPGAYREWTGVRGEMREGERKRKMPPAAGGLRPPDPPNEKQF, from the coding sequence ATGTCCCAAGCGCCCCGACTCGATGTGCTCCGCCGCCCCGACCTGCCGGGCCTTGCCGTCGTTAAGGGCTGGGACGTGGCCGCTGAAATCGCCCCCCATGCCCACGGCGCGGTGATTGTCGGGCTGCTCCTGGAGGGCGGTCGCGAACTGCGCTGTGGCGGCGGAAAGCTGCGCCTTGAGGCCGGGGAGGGCTTTATCGTGCCCGACGGTGTGCGCCACAGCTGCGCGCCCCTGTCCCGGAACGGCCACAGCTATGTCGTCGTGACCGTGGCCCCGCCACTGCTGGCCGAGGTCGGCCGGACCGACGCCGCGCCCGAGGACTGGGTGCGGCCCTGGCGCGACGCCGAGGCCTCGGCCCGGCTGCTGGCCCTGGCCGAAGCCCTGGGCCAGGACGCCGACACGGCCCTGGAGGCCCTTTGCGCTCTGGCCCATGTCCTGCGGCTGCGCCCCGGCCCCCCAAAGCCCCGTCATCCGGCCGTGGCCCTGGTCCGGGCGGCCATTGAGGCCGATCCCGCAGTACCCCATGACCTGGCCTCCCTGGCCGCCCTGGCCGGGGTCGGCCCGACCTACCTGCAGCGCCTTTTCGTGCGCGAAACCGGCATGGCCGTGGGCCAATACCTGCTCGCCCGGCGGGTGGCCCACGGGGTAGGGCAAGCCGCCGCCGGCGAGGGGCTGGCCCAGGCCGCCCTAAACGCCGGGTTTTGCGACCAAAGCCACTTCACCCGCCAATGCAAACGCCGCCTGGGCGTGCCGCCCGGGGCGTATCGGGAGTGGACGGGGGTGAGGGGAGAGATGAGGGAAGGAGAGAGAAAGAGGAAGATGCCTCCGGCGGCTGGGGGCCTGAGGCCCCCAGACCCCCCGAATGAAAAACAGTTTTAA
- a CDS encoding mechanosensitive ion channel family protein: MIQGPLAFISSATGLSASAVDVGARLALGLAIFAAVSLALSLLARRGAISRPLGGLVKWLCGLGLVWGLAATLPPADAAAGDKAVSLASLVALWMVARYAVDFFFQKFSPSRGDVRPTRHILQDLSKFLILAVLAGWGLRDILDIQLGPLLTSSAILTAVIGLSMQDTIGSLFSGLLLQIEKPFSEGDWIKVGDVEGQVTEVTWRYTKVVTIEANAVLLPNNLVAKERLVNYDRPASHLRQIVNVPAPVHAPPVAVRSAILAALRRAEGVLADPAPAARLMDIQGDRIVYAAVYYIAAFNSRLAVADAVLAAIWYQFMEQGVSLPPPGRRIVMAEESAQAGATPEQLASLAGVALLAGLGQADLDLLVRASTRRTFAPGQVIMAKGETGSTMNVILSGLTAVTVGDREVARLGAGQIVGEMALLTGEPRQADVRAVEPTECLVVDREGFRLVLSRHPAVVERVRAIFEARAAANHAASKPDAQAEALSLFARFRSLFT; encoded by the coding sequence TTGATCCAGGGACCCCTTGCCTTCATCAGCAGCGCCACCGGCTTGTCCGCGTCCGCCGTTGACGTGGGGGCGCGCCTCGCCCTTGGGCTGGCGATTTTCGCGGCCGTGTCCCTGGCCCTGTCCCTGCTCGCCCGCCGGGGGGCCATTAGCCGTCCCTTGGGGGGCCTCGTCAAGTGGCTGTGCGGCCTGGGGCTTGTCTGGGGTCTGGCCGCCACCCTGCCGCCGGCCGACGCCGCCGCCGGGGACAAGGCCGTGTCCCTGGCCAGCCTGGTCGCCTTGTGGATGGTGGCCCGCTATGCCGTGGACTTCTTTTTCCAGAAGTTTTCCCCGAGCCGGGGCGACGTGCGGCCCACGCGCCATATCCTCCAGGACCTGAGCAAATTCCTCATCCTGGCCGTGCTGGCCGGCTGGGGGCTGCGCGACATCCTGGACATCCAGCTCGGGCCGCTTTTAACCTCCTCGGCCATCCTCACCGCCGTCATCGGCCTGTCCATGCAGGACACCATCGGCAGTCTGTTTTCGGGCCTGCTGCTGCAGATCGAAAAGCCTTTCAGCGAAGGCGACTGGATCAAGGTGGGCGACGTGGAGGGGCAGGTGACGGAAGTCACCTGGCGCTACACCAAGGTGGTGACCATCGAGGCCAACGCCGTGCTTCTCCCCAATAACCTCGTGGCCAAGGAACGGCTGGTCAACTATGACCGGCCGGCCTCCCACCTGCGCCAGATCGTCAACGTGCCGGCTCCGGTCCACGCGCCGCCCGTGGCCGTGCGTTCGGCCATCCTGGCCGCCCTGCGCCGGGCCGAGGGGGTGCTGGCCGACCCGGCCCCGGCGGCGCGGCTCATGGACATCCAGGGCGACCGCATCGTCTACGCCGCCGTCTATTACATCGCCGCCTTCAACAGCCGGCTGGCCGTGGCCGATGCCGTGCTGGCGGCCATCTGGTACCAGTTCATGGAACAGGGCGTGAGCCTGCCTCCGCCTGGCCGGCGCATCGTCATGGCCGAGGAATCGGCCCAGGCCGGGGCCACGCCCGAGCAGCTCGCCTCCCTGGCCGGGGTGGCGCTTCTGGCCGGCCTGGGCCAGGCCGACCTTGATCTGCTGGTGCGGGCCTCGACCCGGCGGACCTTCGCCCCGGGCCAGGTGATCATGGCCAAGGGCGAGACCGGCAGCACCATGAACGTCATTTTGTCCGGCCTCACGGCCGTGACCGTGGGCGACCGGGAGGTGGCCCGGCTGGGGGCCGGCCAGATCGTCGGCGAGATGGCCCTTTTGACCGGCGAACCGCGGCAGGCCGACGTGCGCGCCGTGGAACCCACCGAGTGTCTGGTGGTTGACCGCGAAGGCTTCCGGCTGGTGCTGTCGCGCCACCCGGCCGTGGTCGAGCGGGTGCGGGCCATCTTCGAGGCCCGGGCCGCCGCCAACCACGCCGCTTCCAAACCCGATGCCCAGGCCGAGGCCTTAAGCCTTTTTGCCCGGTTCAGGAGTCTTTTCACATGA